One Candidatus Methylacidiphilales bacterium DNA segment encodes these proteins:
- a CDS encoding glycosyltransferase family 4 protein translates to MPPYHITIDGCCLGRRKTGNETYLRGLLQGLKTVASPDQWRITVLTTSHYTQPRDPFFHWHEIPLGNFITRNFATIPRTLEKLRPHLYHAIYWTRFYAMPVPVILMVHDLSYVSFPQGYPPHHLPIYRHLIRASARRAHHLLTVSEFSKQELIRHWAIPAHHITVTYNGVNPAFHPPSENSPPTTQPPHPTSPPYILYVGNLHPRKNLVRLLQAFVHLRQTTTLPHRLKIVGQVAWMAHDIFATVRAHRLQDQVDFTGYVTESDLIHLYQHAAVTVYPSLYEGFGLPVLEAMACGCPVVSSATTSIPEIAGDAAVLVDPYNPRAIAEGICRILQNPDLAATLRQKGLAQAQKFTWTACARATLTAYQKAL, encoded by the coding sequence ATGCCCCCCTACCACATCACCATAGACGGCTGCTGCCTCGGACGCCGCAAAACCGGCAACGAAACCTACCTCCGCGGCCTCCTCCAAGGCCTCAAAACCGTCGCCTCCCCCGACCAATGGCGCATCACCGTCCTCACCACCTCACACTACACCCAGCCCCGCGACCCCTTCTTCCACTGGCACGAAATCCCCCTCGGAAACTTCATCACCCGCAACTTCGCCACCATCCCACGCACCCTAGAAAAACTCCGCCCCCACCTCTACCACGCCATCTACTGGACCCGATTCTACGCCATGCCCGTCCCCGTCATCCTCATGGTCCACGACCTCTCCTACGTCAGTTTCCCCCAAGGCTACCCACCACACCACCTCCCCATCTACCGCCACCTCATCCGAGCCTCTGCCCGCCGCGCACACCACCTCCTCACCGTCTCCGAATTCTCCAAGCAAGAACTCATCCGCCACTGGGCCATCCCAGCCCACCACATCACCGTCACCTACAACGGCGTCAACCCCGCCTTTCACCCCCCCTCTGAGAACTCCCCACCCACCACCCAACCACCGCACCCCACCTCCCCCCCCTACATCCTCTACGTCGGCAACCTCCACCCACGCAAAAACCTCGTCCGCCTCCTCCAAGCCTTCGTCCACCTCCGCCAAACCACCACCCTCCCCCACCGCCTCAAAATCGTCGGCCAAGTCGCCTGGATGGCCCACGACATCTTCGCCACCGTCCGCGCCCACCGCCTCCAAGACCAAGTCGACTTCACCGGCTACGTCACCGAATCCGACCTCATCCACCTCTACCAACACGCCGCCGTCACCGTCTATCCCTCCCTCTACGAAGGCTTTGGCCTCCCCGTCCTCGAAGCCATGGCCTGCGGCTGTCCCGTCGTCTCCTCCGCCACCACCTCCATCCCCGAAATCGCAGGCGACGCCGCCGTCCTCGTTGACCCCTACAACCCGCGCGCCATCGCCGAAGGCATCTGCCGCATCCTTCAAAATCCCGACCTCGCCGCCACCCTCCGCCAAAAAGGCCTCGCCCAAGCCCAAAAATTCACCTGGACCGCCTGCGCCCGCGCCACCCTCACCGCCTACCAAAAAGCCCTC